A single genomic interval of Bacillus sp. es.036 harbors:
- the fba gene encoding class II fructose-1,6-bisphosphate aldolase encodes MPLVSMKEMLEKGKAEGYAVGQFNLNNLEFTQAILQAAQEEQSPVILGVSEGAARYMGGFKTIVTIVEALMEEYKVTVPVAIHLDHGSSFEKCMQAINAGFTSVMIDGSHYPLDENIALTSKVVEAAHAVGVSVEAELGRIGGQEDDLVVEDADAAYAIPEECERLINETGVDCFAPALGSVHGPYKGEPNLGFDRMETISKMTGVPLVLHGGTGIPTADVKKAIKFGHAKINVNTESQISSAKAVRSVLEEKPDLYDPRKYMGPARDAIKETVIGKMREFGSSNKA; translated from the coding sequence ATGCCTTTAGTTTCTATGAAAGAAATGCTCGAAAAAGGTAAAGCAGAAGGCTACGCAGTTGGCCAATTTAACCTTAACAACCTTGAGTTCACTCAAGCGATCCTACAAGCTGCACAAGAAGAACAATCACCAGTTATCCTTGGTGTTTCTGAAGGTGCTGCTCGTTACATGGGCGGATTCAAAACAATTGTTACAATTGTAGAAGCGCTTATGGAAGAGTACAAGGTTACAGTACCAGTTGCGATCCACCTTGACCACGGTTCTAGCTTCGAGAAGTGTATGCAAGCAATCAATGCTGGATTCACTTCTGTTATGATCGATGGTTCTCACTACCCTCTAGACGAAAACATCGCACTTACTTCTAAAGTAGTGGAAGCTGCACATGCAGTTGGTGTTTCTGTAGAAGCTGAGCTTGGACGTATCGGCGGACAAGAAGACGATCTTGTGGTTGAAGACGCTGATGCTGCTTACGCGATTCCTGAAGAGTGTGAGCGCCTTATCAATGAAACTGGTGTAGACTGCTTCGCACCTGCACTTGGTTCTGTACACGGTCCTTACAAAGGTGAACCTAACCTAGGATTCGACCGCATGGAAACAATCAGCAAAATGACTGGTGTTCCTCTCGTTCTTCACGGTGGTACTGGTATTCCAACAGCTGACGTTAAAAAAGCGATCAAATTTGGACATGCTAAGATCAACGTTAACACGGAGAGCCAAATTTCTTCTGCTAAAGCAGTTCGTTCTGTACTTGAAGAAAAGCCAGATCTTTACGATCCTCGTAAATACATGGGACCTGCACGCGATGCAATTAAAGAAACAGTAATTGGCAAAATGCGTGAATTCGGTTCTTCAAACAAAGCATAA
- the fsa gene encoding fructose-6-phosphate aldolase — MKIFIDSANLTDIKEAHDMGIVSGVTTNPSLVMKEKVNFHDRLREITSLVAGSVSAEVVSTTAEEMIEEGKQLAEIAPNITVKVPMNREGMKAVKAFSEAGIKTNVTLVFSANQALLAARAGASYVSPFLGRLDDIGQNGLDLISEISELFAVHGIETEIIAASIRHPMHVTEAALRGADIGTMPLKVVLQMLEHPLTDKGIDQFLTDWEEAKKANE, encoded by the coding sequence ATGAAAATTTTCATAGATTCCGCAAACTTAACTGACATTAAAGAAGCACATGATATGGGTATCGTTTCAGGTGTAACAACGAATCCGTCCCTCGTTATGAAAGAGAAAGTGAATTTTCACGATCGTCTTCGTGAAATTACTAGCCTTGTAGCTGGATCGGTTAGTGCTGAAGTGGTTTCCACTACAGCTGAGGAAATGATTGAAGAAGGTAAACAGCTTGCTGAAATCGCTCCAAACATTACAGTGAAAGTACCAATGAACCGTGAAGGAATGAAAGCAGTTAAAGCATTCTCTGAAGCTGGTATTAAGACTAACGTAACGCTTGTTTTCTCTGCGAACCAGGCATTGCTTGCAGCACGAGCTGGTGCTTCTTACGTCTCACCATTCCTTGGTCGTCTTGATGATATCGGTCAAAATGGTCTTGATCTTATCTCTGAAATCTCTGAACTGTTCGCGGTGCATGGCATCGAAACTGAAATCATTGCTGCATCGATTCGTCACCCTATGCACGTAACAGAAGCTGCCCTGCGCGGAGCTGACATTGGCACAATGCCGTTGAAAGTCGTGCTTCAGATGCTTGAGCACCCGCTAACAGACAAAGGAATAGATCAATTCCTTACTGATTGGGAAGAAGCGAAAAAAGCAAACGAATAA
- a CDS encoding UDP-N-acetylglucosamine 1-carboxyvinyltransferase yields MEKLMIAGGHRLSGTVQVSGAKNSAVALIPAAILADSTVTIDHLPNISDVGILRDLLEEIGGQAELNGNTLTVNPKDMIAMPLPNGKVKKLRASYYLMGAMLGRFNKAVIGLPGGCNLGPRPIDQHIKGFEALGAKVTNEQGAIYLRADELRGARIYLDVVSVGATINIMLAAVRAKGRTVIENAAKEPEIIDVATLLSSMGAKIKGAGTDVIRIDGVDELTGCYHSIIPDRIEAGTYMIMAAAMGDEVVIDNVISQHLESLIAKLREMGVQVETNEDQVFIRSPREGWKGVDLKTLVYPGFPTDLQQPFTSLLTNAEGSSIVTDTIYSARFKHIDELRRMGANVKVEGRSAIINGAVKLQGAKVRASDLRAGAALVVAGLMAEGVTEVSGLEHIDRGYERLVEKLSNLGARVWREKLDQEELKEVESS; encoded by the coding sequence ATGGAAAAGTTGATGATCGCTGGAGGCCACCGTTTAAGTGGAACCGTTCAGGTGAGCGGGGCCAAGAATAGTGCGGTAGCATTAATCCCGGCGGCTATTCTAGCAGATTCCACTGTCACTATTGATCACTTGCCGAACATTTCTGACGTTGGGATTCTCCGTGATTTGCTTGAGGAAATCGGGGGACAAGCTGAGCTAAATGGAAATACATTAACTGTAAATCCTAAAGATATGATTGCGATGCCGCTGCCGAATGGCAAAGTAAAGAAGCTACGTGCTTCTTATTATTTAATGGGTGCGATGTTAGGTCGTTTTAACAAGGCGGTTATCGGACTTCCGGGCGGATGTAATCTTGGACCACGTCCGATTGACCAGCATATTAAAGGATTTGAAGCGCTTGGCGCAAAAGTAACGAATGAACAAGGGGCCATTTACCTTCGTGCAGATGAACTAAGAGGCGCTCGCATTTACCTTGATGTTGTAAGCGTTGGAGCGACGATTAACATTATGCTTGCAGCGGTTCGTGCGAAAGGTCGTACCGTGATTGAAAATGCAGCTAAAGAACCTGAAATCATTGACGTTGCCACACTTTTATCAAGCATGGGCGCAAAGATTAAAGGGGCTGGAACGGACGTTATTCGAATTGACGGCGTGGACGAGCTAACCGGCTGCTATCATTCCATTATTCCTGACCGCATTGAGGCAGGAACATATATGATCATGGCAGCTGCGATGGGTGATGAAGTTGTGATCGACAATGTTATTTCTCAGCACTTAGAATCGCTTATTGCGAAACTACGTGAGATGGGTGTACAAGTCGAGACAAATGAAGATCAAGTTTTTATTCGTTCGCCGCGTGAAGGTTGGAAAGGCGTTGATCTTAAAACCCTTGTTTATCCAGGCTTCCCAACCGATCTTCAGCAGCCGTTTACTTCGCTCTTAACAAATGCTGAAGGTAGCAGTATTGTAACCGATACGATCTATAGTGCAAGATTCAAACATATCGATGAACTACGTCGAATGGGTGCGAACGTTAAGGTTGAAGGACGTTCTGCCATAATTAATGGCGCTGTGAAGCTCCAGGGAGCAAAGGTGCGTGCTTCAGATCTACGTGCTGGTGCAGCCCTTGTTGTCGCTGGCCTAATGGCTGAAGGCGTCACGGAAGTCTCAGGACTGGAGCACATTGATCGTGGCTATGAGCGACTCGTTGAGAAGCTTAGCAATCTTGGTGCGCGGGTTTGGCGTGAGAAATTAGACCAAGAAGAGTTGAAAGAAGTAGAAAGTTCTTAA
- a CDS encoding response regulator → MNEKILIVDDQYGIRILLNEIFQKEGYQTFQAANGVQALSIVKSEDPDLVILDMKIPGMDGLEILKRIKKMEARALVIIMTAYGELDMIHEAMDLGAITHFAKPFDIDEIRATVKKELASLS, encoded by the coding sequence ATGAATGAAAAAATCTTAATCGTAGATGATCAATACGGTATACGCATCCTTCTTAACGAAATCTTTCAAAAAGAAGGCTATCAAACATTCCAGGCAGCAAACGGCGTTCAAGCACTCTCAATCGTAAAAAGTGAGGATCCTGACTTAGTTATTCTCGATATGAAAATCCCAGGAATGGATGGGCTAGAGATTTTAAAGCGAATCAAAAAAATGGAAGCAAGAGCGCTTGTTATCATCATGACGGCATATGGCGAATTAGACATGATCCATGAAGCGATGGACTTAGGGGCAATAACGCATTTTGCGAAGCCTTTTGACATCGATGAGATTCGAGCAACAGTCAAAAAAGAATTAGCATCGCTTTCATAA
- the glpX gene encoding class II fructose-bisphosphatase — MERSLTMELVRVTEAAALASARWMGRGKKEEADDAATTAMRDVFDTVPMKGTVVIGEGEMDEAPMLYIGEKLGTGYGPRVDVAVDPLEGTNIVAAGTWNALAVLAVADHGNLLHAPDMYMDKIAVGPRAVGKIDINASVYDNLKAVAEAKGKEIEDCVAVILDRKRHEKIIEEVRAAGARIKLISDGDVAAAINTAFDDTGVDILFGSGGAPEGVLAAVALKCLGGEIQGKLLPQNEEELKRCNEMGIHDVSRVLYMEDLVKGEDAIFAATGVTDGELLKGVRFQGTSGTTQSVVMRAKSGTVRFIDGKHSLKKKPDLVIRS, encoded by the coding sequence ATGGAAAGAAGTTTAACGATGGAACTTGTCAGAGTCACAGAAGCTGCTGCGCTCGCTTCAGCACGCTGGATGGGAAGAGGCAAGAAAGAAGAAGCTGATGATGCCGCGACCACGGCAATGCGGGATGTGTTTGACACGGTACCGATGAAGGGAACGGTGGTTATCGGGGAAGGGGAAATGGATGAAGCCCCGATGCTTTATATCGGTGAAAAACTTGGAACTGGTTATGGTCCCCGCGTAGACGTCGCGGTTGATCCTCTTGAAGGAACCAATATCGTAGCAGCAGGAACGTGGAATGCACTCGCTGTGTTAGCGGTAGCTGATCACGGCAATTTGCTGCATGCACCTGACATGTACATGGACAAAATTGCGGTCGGACCGAGAGCGGTTGGCAAAATCGATATTAACGCTTCCGTTTACGATAATTTGAAGGCGGTTGCTGAAGCGAAAGGAAAAGAAATTGAAGACTGTGTGGCGGTCATATTAGACCGCAAACGGCACGAAAAGATTATAGAAGAAGTTCGTGCTGCAGGCGCTAGAATTAAGCTTATTTCTGATGGAGATGTGGCAGCGGCAATTAACACGGCCTTTGATGACACAGGCGTTGATATTTTATTTGGGTCTGGTGGTGCCCCTGAAGGTGTACTTGCAGCCGTTGCATTGAAATGTCTCGGTGGAGAAATACAGGGTAAACTTCTCCCTCAAAATGAAGAAGAGTTGAAACGATGTAACGAGATGGGAATTCATGATGTTTCCCGCGTTCTTTACATGGAGGATCTCGTAAAAGGGGAAGATGCCATTTTTGCGGCAACTGGCGTGACAGATGGCGAATTATTAAAGGGTGTTAGATTCCAGGGAACTTCTGGTACGACCCAATCGGTTGTTATGCGCGCAAAGTCCGGTACTGTTCGCTTTATAGACGGAAAACACAGTTTAAAAAAGAAACCAGACCTTGTCATTCGTTCTTAA